A DNA window from Trichomycterus rosablanca isolate fTriRos1 chromosome 9, fTriRos1.hap1, whole genome shotgun sequence contains the following coding sequences:
- the kidins220b gene encoding kinase D-interacting substrate of 220 kDa B isoform X1 has product MDTTTSIKMTTIAIQNLFSYVEEENLAALKAHLDKCKEVDGRSDNGQTPLMLAAEQGSLEIVQELIRRGANVNLDDVDCWSALISAAKEGHVEVVKELLDSSAYIEHRDMGGWTALMWAAYKDRVVVAEMLLESGANPNTTGQQYSVYPIIWAAGRGHSEIVKLLLKHGAKVNCSDKYGTTPLIWAARKGHYDCVMHLLENGADVDQEGANSMTALIVAVKGGYTEVVKELLKRNPNVNMTDKDGNTALMIAAKEGYTEIVQDLLDAGTYVNIPDRSGDTVLIGAVRGGHVEIVRALLHKYADIDIRGQDNKTALYWAVEKGNATMVRDILQCNPDTETTTKDAETPLIKATKMRNIEIVELLLDKGAKVSAVDKKGDTPLHIAIRGRSRRLAELLLRNPKDGRLLYKPNKAGETPYNIDCSHQKSILTQIFGARHLSPTETDGDMLGYDLYSSALADILSEPTMQPPICVGLYAQWGSGKSFLLKKLEDEMKTFAGQQIEPLFQFSWLVVFLSLILCGSVALLLGFTVDPNLAIAVSLSLLALLYLFFVVVYFGSRREGENWNWAWVLSTRLARHIGYLELLLKLMFVNPPELPEQTTRALPVRFLFTDYNRLSSVGGETSMAEMIATLSDACEREFGFMASRLFRVFKTEDTQGKKKWKNTCCIPSFVIFLFILGCLITGMALLAVFKVDSQNQTVNAVLVAMASVVGLALVLNCRTWWQVTDSVLNSQRKRLHSAANKMNKLKSEGFMKVLKSEVELMAKMAKTIDSFTQNQTRLVVIIDGLDSCEQDKVLQMLDTVRVLFSKGPFISIFASDPHIIIKAINQNLNSVLRDSNINGHDYMRNIVHLPVFLNSRGLSSAKKMCAPAPANGDTGNSEGWHEELDRKLSQNSLGEMAKLGSKTTLNRRDTYRRRQMQRSVTRQMSFDLSKLLVSEDWFSDISPQTMRRLLNIVSVTGRLLRANQITFNWDRLASWINLTEQWPYRTSWLILYLEETDAVPDQATLKTIYERISKNIPTTKDVEPLLEIDGDVRSFEVFVSSRTPVLATRDIRTFLPCTVNLDPKLREIIADVRAAREQMNIGGVTYPTLPLQDPAARPTSIYSQQSSACSPTASYNGPYNAPGVSPQPHSAYYSGMVGPQHPFYNRPYFPHHVYTLPRHYAGSFHSAHISAPPRVHIKAPFSREPGTAFQCKVASMEKKQGTASVVSATPSVLLSSMNTDMVCERLKAIEGIDRAMLAQYTATIKQANVNGRVLSQCNLDELKKEMSMNFGDWQLFRGTVMDMCQLESQILHEEAPSEQGSVVGPTEPVRHRGAPGHGGPANTDSSPMYNFNLSFEELSNVGLEEIQRNPNPTWMGTTHRTPSMSSLNSMESSNEICKLTDKQQAEYHNAYQEYIASMSQLETGSGMEKPVQPHPNQFMHSSSDDKNKDGGDQDGRKSYAKRAGGKPSVDTPDFASNDATLDPISEEDEKVDHGSSKSLLGRKSSSDKLGIFQNGDLKLKANGGLRYQKLTSDDEESEESDNAPLIKEARKAEAKRTENEESSLAKGKDYLSESMLDKKDSSDSGVRSNESSPNHSLQDEEADLSQSERTNLIELDEDSLESKRGLPNSLSGLQDPAIARMSICSEDQCSLLASSPEESWPSSRSYNLNRTPSNNTLNNNSNAQQGNRQRQPNESSKTTGSEVIVAPGSNTTSSTSTTQNENVRVVHLKRGLNPGDPPEIRTITSDAVIFSEERESIL; this is encoded by the exons ATGGACACCACCACTTCAATAAAGATGACTACTATAGCCATCCAGAATCTCTTCAGTTATGTGGAAGAAGAGAACCTGGCTGCCCTCAAAGCCCACCTGGATAAATGTAAAGAGGTGGACGGTCGGAGTGAT AATGGACAAACACCACTGATGCTGGCTGCAGAACAGGGCAGTCTAGAGATCGTCCAGGAGCTCATCAGAAGAGGCGCCAATGTCAACTTGGACGATGTG GACTGCTGGTCTGCATTGATCTCAGCGGCTAAAGAGGGGCATGTGGAAGTGGTGAAAGAGCTTCTGGACAGCAGTGCTTACATTGAGCACAGAGACATG GGGGGCTGGACTGCTCTTATGTGGGCTGCCTACAAAGATAGAGTGGTGGTTGCAGAGATGCTCTTGGAGAGCGGGGCCAATCCCAACACTACAGGACAG CAGTACAGCGTCTACCCCATCATTTGGGCTGCTGGCAGAGGTCACAGTGAAATAGTTAAACTCCTGTTGAAGCATGGAGCCAAAGTCAACTGCTCTGACAAG TATGGCACCACTCCGCTGATCTGGGCCGCTAGGAAGGGCCACTATGACTGTGTTATGCACCTGCTAGAGAATGGAGCTGATGTTGACCAGGAGGGCGCA AATTCAATGACCGCTCTGATCGTGGCTGTGAAAGGTGGTTACACTGAGGTCGTGAAGGAGCTTCTGAAGAGAAACCCCAACGTAAACATGACTGACAAGGATGGAAACACGGCATTAATGATTGCTGCCAAGGAGGGCTACACAGAGATTGTTCAGGATCTGCTGGATGCTGGAACCTATGTTAACATCCCAGACAGG AGTGGTGACACAGTACTGATAGGAGCTGTGAGAGGAGGGCATGTTGAAATTGTGAGAGCTCTGTTACATAAGTATGCTGACATCGATATCAGAGGACAG GACAATAAGACAGCTCTGTACTGGGCTGTGGAGAAGGGCAATGCCACCATGGTCAGAGATATCCTGCAGTGTAACCCTGACACTGAGACCACCACCAAG GATGCTGAGACTCCCCTTATCAAAGCCACCAAAATGAGAAACATTGAAATAGTGGAACTGCTCCTGGACAAAGGGGCAAAAGTATCTGCTGTGGATAAA AAAGGGGACACGCCTCTTCATATTGCTATACGTGGAAGGAGCCGCAGACTGGCTGAGCTGCTTCTGCGCAACCCTAAAGATGGTCGCCTGCTCTACAAGCCCAATAAGGCAGGAGAGACGCCGTACAACATCGACTGCAGCCACCAGAAAAGCATTCTTACCCAGATCTTCGGGGCCC GACACCTGTCCCCCACTGAAACAGACGGGGACATGCTGGGTTATGACCTGTACAGCAGTGCCCTGGCTGATATCCTTAGTGAGCCCACAATGCAGCCTCCCATCTGTGTAGGCCTGTACGCCCAGTGGGGCAGTGGCAAGTCCTTCCTACTCAAGAAGCTAGAGG ATGAGATGAAGACGTTTGCAGGACAGCAGATCGAGCCTCTTTTTCAGTTCTCCTGGCTGGTGGTCTTCTTGTCTCTCATACTGTGCGGCTCTGTTGCTCTGCTACTCGGTTTCACCGTGGACCCAAACCTGGCCATCGCTGTTTCACTCAGCCTGCTCGCTCTGCTCTACTTGTTCTTTG TGGTTGTGTACTTTGGCAGCCGACGTGAAGGTGAGAACTGGAACTGGGCCTGGGTTCTTAGCACCCGGCTCGCTCGCCACATCGGCTATCTGGAGCTTCTGCTTAAGCTTATGTTTGTTAACCCTCCTGAGCTGCCTGAGCAGACCACAAGGGCTTTGCCGGTCAG GTTCCTCTTTACAGACTATAACAGACTGTCCAGTGTGGGTGGAGAGACCTCCATGGCTGAAATGATTGCCACTCTTTCAGACGCCTGTGAGAGGGAGTTTGGCTTCATGGCCTCCAGACTTTTCCGTGTCTTTAAGACAGAGGACACTCAAG gtaaaaagaagtggaaGAACACGTGCTGCATCCCATCATTCGTCATCTTCCTCTTTATCCTGGGCTGCCTGATCACTGGCATGGCCCTGCTCGCTGTCTTTAAAGTGGACAGCCAAAACCAGACGGTAAACGCAGTGCTGGTTGCCATGGCAAGCGTGGTGGGTTTGGCTCTCGTGCTGAACTGCAGGACGTGGTGGCAGGTAACCGACTCTGTGCTGAACTCTCAGAGAAAGAGGCTGCATAGTGCTGCTAACAAGATGAACAAACTCAAGAGTGAAGGCTTCATGAAG GTGTTGAAAAGTGAGGTGGAACTCATGGCTAAGATGGCCAAGACTATCGACAGCTTCACCCAGAACCAAACACGCCTGGTTGTCATTATTGATGGTCTGGACTCCTGTGAGCAAGACAAAGTTCTGCAGATGTTGGATACG GTAAGGGTGCTCTTCTCCAAAGGCCCTTTTATCTCCATCTTTGCCAGTGACCCTCACATCATCATTAAAGCCATCAACCAGAACCTGAACAGCGTGTTGCGCGACTCCAACATCAACGGCCACGACTACATGCGCAACATCGTGCATCTGCCCGTCTTTCTTAACAGTCGAGGCTTGAGCAGTGCTAAGAAGATGTGTGCACCAGCTCCAGCCAACGGAGACACCGGCAACTCTGAGG GCTGGCATGAGGAGCTGGACAGGAAGCTTTCTCAGAACAGTTTGGGTGAAATGGCTAAACTGGGCAGTAAGACTACACTGAATCGCAGG GACACATATCGCCGGCGTCAAATGCAAAGGTCAGTCACACGTCAGATGTCCTTTGACTTGTCCAAGCTGCTTGTTTCTGAGGATTGGTTCAGTGACATCAGCCCTCAGACCATGCGCAGACTGCTCAACATCGTGTCTGTCACTG GGCGCTTACTGAGGGCCAATCAGATCACATTCAACTGGGACCGGCTTGCATCATGGATTAACCTGACTGAGCAGTGGCCCTACCGCACATCCTGGCTCATCCTGTATTTGGAGGAAACTGATGCGGTCCCTGACCAGGCCACTCTTAAAACCATCTATGAAAG AATTTCCAAGAATATTCCCACCACCAAAGACGTCGAGCCCTTGCTGGAGATAGATGGAGACGTGCGGAGCTTTGAGGTTTTCGTTTCCTCTCGTACTCCAGTCTTGGCTACTAGAGATATCCGCACCTTCCTTCCCTGCACTGTCAACCTAGACCCCAAACTCAGAGAGATCATAGCAG ATGTGCGTGCTGCTCGCGAGCAGATGAACATAGGCGGGGTCACGTATCCCACACTGCCCCTGCAGGATCCTGCTGCCCGTCCCACATCCATCTACAGCCAGCAGTCTTCAGCCTGCTCGCCAACCGCCTCCTACAATGGGCCGTATAACGCACCTGGCGTGTCCCCCCAGCCCCACAGCGCCTACTACAGTGGCATGGTTGGCCCTCAGCACCCATTTTATAACAGG CCTTATTTTCCCCACCATGTTTACACGCTGCCTCGGCACTACGCTGGCAGTTTCCATTCCGCTCACATCTCTGCACCTCCACGTGTACACATTAAAGCACCATTTTCCAGGGAGCCTGGTACTGCATTC CAGTGTAAGGTAGCGTCTATGGAAAAGAAGCAG GGCACTGCGTCTGTGGTGTCTGCCACTCCATCTGTGCTGCTCAGCTCCatgaacactgatatggtgtGTGAGCGGCTTAAAGCCATAGAAGGTATCGACCGAGCCATGCTAGCCCAGTACACTGCCACCATCAAGCAG GCCAATGTCAATGGACGAGTGCTATCACAGTGTAACCTAGATGAGCTAAAGAAGGAGATGAGCATGAACTTTGGAGACTGGCAGCTCTTCAGAGGAACA GTGATGGATATGTGTCAGTTGGAGAGCCAAATCCTGCACGAGGAGGCTCCGAGTGAGCAGGGCAGCGTGGTGGGTCCCACAGAGCCTGTCAGGCACCGCGGGGCTCCAGGCCATGGTGGACCTGCCAACACTGACTCCTCACCCATGTACAACTTTAACCTGAGCTTTGAGGAGCTTTCCAACGTTGGACTGGAAGAGATTCAAAGGAACCCCAATCCTACATGGATG GGCACTACTCACCGCACCCCAAGTATGTCCAGCCTGAACTCTATGGAGTCGTCCAATGAAATCTGCAAGCTAACTGACAAGCAGCAGGCAGAGTACCACAACGCCTACCAAGAATACATTGCCTCAATGTCACAGCTGGAGACCGGCAGTGGAATGGAGAAGCCTGTGCAGCCCCATCCTAACCAGTTCATGCACTCCAGCTCTGACGACAAAAATAAAGATGGAGGAGACCAAGATGGACGCAAGTCCTACGCCAAACGAGCAGGTGGAAAACCATCGGTGGATACCCCTGATTTTGCTTCCAATGATGCCACTCTAGATCCCATCAGCGAGGAGGACGAGAAGGTCGATCACGGCTCCTCCAAGTCTCTGCTCGGACGCAAATCCTCTTCAGATAAGTTGGGCATCTTTCAGAATGGCGACCTTAAGCTGAAAGCCAATGGGGGCCTGCGCTACCAGAAACTGACCAGCGATGATGAAGAATCAGAGGAGTCCGATAACGCCCCATTGATCAAGGAGGCTAGAAAAGCAGAAGCCAAACGCACTGAGAATGAAGAATCATCTTTAGCCAAGGGAAAGGATTATCTCTCTGAGAGCATGCTGGATAAGAAGGACTCCTCTGATTCAGGTGTCCGCTCTAACGAAAGCTCACCCAATCACTCACTGCAGGATGAAGAGGCCGACCTGTCGCAGTCAGAAAGAACCAACCTGATCGAGCTGGACGAGGACAGCCTGGAGAGTAAAAGAGGTCTGCCCAACAGCCTGAGCGGCCTCCAGGATCCAGCTATTGCACGCATGTCCATCTGCTCCGAGGATCAATGCAGCCTGCTGGCTAGCAGCCCCGAAGAAAGCTGGCCTTCGTCGAGAAGCTACAACCTGAACCGCACGCCCAGCAACAACACCctcaacaacaacagcaatgcTCAGCAAGGAAACCGCCAGCGCCAGCCCAACGAGAGCTCCAAAACCACTGGGAGCGAGGTCATTGTGGCCCCCGGATCCAACACCACCTCCTCAACCTCCACCACTCAGAATGAAAATGTGCGCGTAGTGCACCTGAAGAGAGGCCTAAACCCGGGCGACCCACCCGAGATCCGCACCATCACTTCTGATGCAGTCATCTTTAGTGAGGAGCGAGAGAGCATCCTGTAG
- the kidins220b gene encoding kinase D-interacting substrate of 220 kDa B isoform X2, whose product MDTTTSIKMTTIAIQNLFSYVEEENLAALKAHLDKCKEVDGRSDNGQTPLMLAAEQGSLEIVQELIRRGANVNLDDVDCWSALISAAKEGHVEVVKELLDSSAYIEHRDMGGWTALMWAAYKDRVVVAEMLLESGANPNTTGQQYSVYPIIWAAGRGHSEIVKLLLKHGAKVNCSDKYGTTPLIWAARKGHYDCVMHLLENGADVDQEGANSMTALIVAVKGGYTEVVKELLKRNPNVNMTDKDGNTALMIAAKEGYTEIVQDLLDAGTYVNIPDRSGDTVLIGAVRGGHVEIVRALLHKYADIDIRGQDNKTALYWAVEKGNATMVRDILQCNPDTETTTKDAETPLIKATKMRNIEIVELLLDKGAKVSAVDKKGDTPLHIAIRGRSRRLAELLLRNPKDGRLLYKPNKAGETPYNIDCSHQKSILTQIFGARHLSPTETDGDMLGYDLYSSALADILSEPTMQPPICVGLYAQWGSGKSFLLKKLEDEMKTFAGQQIEPLFQFSWLVVFLSLILCGSVALLLGFTVDPNLAIAVSLSLLALLYLFFVVVYFGSRREGENWNWAWVLSTRLARHIGYLELLLKLMFVNPPELPEQTTRALPVRFLFTDYNRLSSVGGETSMAEMIATLSDACEREFGFMASRLFRVFKTEDTQGKKKWKNTCCIPSFVIFLFILGCLITGMALLAVFKVDSQNQTVNAVLVAMASVVGLALVLNCRTWWQVTDSVLNSQRKRLHSAANKMNKLKSEGFMKVLKSEVELMAKMAKTIDSFTQNQTRLVVIIDGLDSCEQDKVLQMLDTVRVLFSKGPFISIFASDPHIIIKAINQNLNSVLRDSNINGHDYMRNIVHLPVFLNSRGLSSAKKMCAPAPANGDTGNSEGWHEELDRKLSQNSLGEMAKLGSKTTLNRRDTYRRRQMQRSVTRQMSFDLSKLLVSEDWFSDISPQTMRRLLNIVSVTGRLLRANQITFNWDRLASWINLTEQWPYRTSWLILYLEETDAVPDQATLKTIYERISKNIPTTKDVEPLLEIDGDVRSFEVFVSSRTPVLATRDIRTFLPCTVNLDPKLREIIADVRAAREQMNIGGVTYPTLPLQDPAARPTSIYSQQSSACSPTASYNGPYNAPGVSPQPHSAYYSGMVGPQHPFYNRPYFPHHVYTLPRHYAGSFHSAHISAPPRVHIKAPFSREPGTAFCKVASMEKKQGTASVVSATPSVLLSSMNTDMVCERLKAIEGIDRAMLAQYTATIKQANVNGRVLSQCNLDELKKEMSMNFGDWQLFRGTVMDMCQLESQILHEEAPSEQGSVVGPTEPVRHRGAPGHGGPANTDSSPMYNFNLSFEELSNVGLEEIQRNPNPTWMGTTHRTPSMSSLNSMESSNEICKLTDKQQAEYHNAYQEYIASMSQLETGSGMEKPVQPHPNQFMHSSSDDKNKDGGDQDGRKSYAKRAGGKPSVDTPDFASNDATLDPISEEDEKVDHGSSKSLLGRKSSSDKLGIFQNGDLKLKANGGLRYQKLTSDDEESEESDNAPLIKEARKAEAKRTENEESSLAKGKDYLSESMLDKKDSSDSGVRSNESSPNHSLQDEEADLSQSERTNLIELDEDSLESKRGLPNSLSGLQDPAIARMSICSEDQCSLLASSPEESWPSSRSYNLNRTPSNNTLNNNSNAQQGNRQRQPNESSKTTGSEVIVAPGSNTTSSTSTTQNENVRVVHLKRGLNPGDPPEIRTITSDAVIFSEERESIL is encoded by the exons ATGGACACCACCACTTCAATAAAGATGACTACTATAGCCATCCAGAATCTCTTCAGTTATGTGGAAGAAGAGAACCTGGCTGCCCTCAAAGCCCACCTGGATAAATGTAAAGAGGTGGACGGTCGGAGTGAT AATGGACAAACACCACTGATGCTGGCTGCAGAACAGGGCAGTCTAGAGATCGTCCAGGAGCTCATCAGAAGAGGCGCCAATGTCAACTTGGACGATGTG GACTGCTGGTCTGCATTGATCTCAGCGGCTAAAGAGGGGCATGTGGAAGTGGTGAAAGAGCTTCTGGACAGCAGTGCTTACATTGAGCACAGAGACATG GGGGGCTGGACTGCTCTTATGTGGGCTGCCTACAAAGATAGAGTGGTGGTTGCAGAGATGCTCTTGGAGAGCGGGGCCAATCCCAACACTACAGGACAG CAGTACAGCGTCTACCCCATCATTTGGGCTGCTGGCAGAGGTCACAGTGAAATAGTTAAACTCCTGTTGAAGCATGGAGCCAAAGTCAACTGCTCTGACAAG TATGGCACCACTCCGCTGATCTGGGCCGCTAGGAAGGGCCACTATGACTGTGTTATGCACCTGCTAGAGAATGGAGCTGATGTTGACCAGGAGGGCGCA AATTCAATGACCGCTCTGATCGTGGCTGTGAAAGGTGGTTACACTGAGGTCGTGAAGGAGCTTCTGAAGAGAAACCCCAACGTAAACATGACTGACAAGGATGGAAACACGGCATTAATGATTGCTGCCAAGGAGGGCTACACAGAGATTGTTCAGGATCTGCTGGATGCTGGAACCTATGTTAACATCCCAGACAGG AGTGGTGACACAGTACTGATAGGAGCTGTGAGAGGAGGGCATGTTGAAATTGTGAGAGCTCTGTTACATAAGTATGCTGACATCGATATCAGAGGACAG GACAATAAGACAGCTCTGTACTGGGCTGTGGAGAAGGGCAATGCCACCATGGTCAGAGATATCCTGCAGTGTAACCCTGACACTGAGACCACCACCAAG GATGCTGAGACTCCCCTTATCAAAGCCACCAAAATGAGAAACATTGAAATAGTGGAACTGCTCCTGGACAAAGGGGCAAAAGTATCTGCTGTGGATAAA AAAGGGGACACGCCTCTTCATATTGCTATACGTGGAAGGAGCCGCAGACTGGCTGAGCTGCTTCTGCGCAACCCTAAAGATGGTCGCCTGCTCTACAAGCCCAATAAGGCAGGAGAGACGCCGTACAACATCGACTGCAGCCACCAGAAAAGCATTCTTACCCAGATCTTCGGGGCCC GACACCTGTCCCCCACTGAAACAGACGGGGACATGCTGGGTTATGACCTGTACAGCAGTGCCCTGGCTGATATCCTTAGTGAGCCCACAATGCAGCCTCCCATCTGTGTAGGCCTGTACGCCCAGTGGGGCAGTGGCAAGTCCTTCCTACTCAAGAAGCTAGAGG ATGAGATGAAGACGTTTGCAGGACAGCAGATCGAGCCTCTTTTTCAGTTCTCCTGGCTGGTGGTCTTCTTGTCTCTCATACTGTGCGGCTCTGTTGCTCTGCTACTCGGTTTCACCGTGGACCCAAACCTGGCCATCGCTGTTTCACTCAGCCTGCTCGCTCTGCTCTACTTGTTCTTTG TGGTTGTGTACTTTGGCAGCCGACGTGAAGGTGAGAACTGGAACTGGGCCTGGGTTCTTAGCACCCGGCTCGCTCGCCACATCGGCTATCTGGAGCTTCTGCTTAAGCTTATGTTTGTTAACCCTCCTGAGCTGCCTGAGCAGACCACAAGGGCTTTGCCGGTCAG GTTCCTCTTTACAGACTATAACAGACTGTCCAGTGTGGGTGGAGAGACCTCCATGGCTGAAATGATTGCCACTCTTTCAGACGCCTGTGAGAGGGAGTTTGGCTTCATGGCCTCCAGACTTTTCCGTGTCTTTAAGACAGAGGACACTCAAG gtaaaaagaagtggaaGAACACGTGCTGCATCCCATCATTCGTCATCTTCCTCTTTATCCTGGGCTGCCTGATCACTGGCATGGCCCTGCTCGCTGTCTTTAAAGTGGACAGCCAAAACCAGACGGTAAACGCAGTGCTGGTTGCCATGGCAAGCGTGGTGGGTTTGGCTCTCGTGCTGAACTGCAGGACGTGGTGGCAGGTAACCGACTCTGTGCTGAACTCTCAGAGAAAGAGGCTGCATAGTGCTGCTAACAAGATGAACAAACTCAAGAGTGAAGGCTTCATGAAG GTGTTGAAAAGTGAGGTGGAACTCATGGCTAAGATGGCCAAGACTATCGACAGCTTCACCCAGAACCAAACACGCCTGGTTGTCATTATTGATGGTCTGGACTCCTGTGAGCAAGACAAAGTTCTGCAGATGTTGGATACG GTAAGGGTGCTCTTCTCCAAAGGCCCTTTTATCTCCATCTTTGCCAGTGACCCTCACATCATCATTAAAGCCATCAACCAGAACCTGAACAGCGTGTTGCGCGACTCCAACATCAACGGCCACGACTACATGCGCAACATCGTGCATCTGCCCGTCTTTCTTAACAGTCGAGGCTTGAGCAGTGCTAAGAAGATGTGTGCACCAGCTCCAGCCAACGGAGACACCGGCAACTCTGAGG GCTGGCATGAGGAGCTGGACAGGAAGCTTTCTCAGAACAGTTTGGGTGAAATGGCTAAACTGGGCAGTAAGACTACACTGAATCGCAGG GACACATATCGCCGGCGTCAAATGCAAAGGTCAGTCACACGTCAGATGTCCTTTGACTTGTCCAAGCTGCTTGTTTCTGAGGATTGGTTCAGTGACATCAGCCCTCAGACCATGCGCAGACTGCTCAACATCGTGTCTGTCACTG GGCGCTTACTGAGGGCCAATCAGATCACATTCAACTGGGACCGGCTTGCATCATGGATTAACCTGACTGAGCAGTGGCCCTACCGCACATCCTGGCTCATCCTGTATTTGGAGGAAACTGATGCGGTCCCTGACCAGGCCACTCTTAAAACCATCTATGAAAG AATTTCCAAGAATATTCCCACCACCAAAGACGTCGAGCCCTTGCTGGAGATAGATGGAGACGTGCGGAGCTTTGAGGTTTTCGTTTCCTCTCGTACTCCAGTCTTGGCTACTAGAGATATCCGCACCTTCCTTCCCTGCACTGTCAACCTAGACCCCAAACTCAGAGAGATCATAGCAG ATGTGCGTGCTGCTCGCGAGCAGATGAACATAGGCGGGGTCACGTATCCCACACTGCCCCTGCAGGATCCTGCTGCCCGTCCCACATCCATCTACAGCCAGCAGTCTTCAGCCTGCTCGCCAACCGCCTCCTACAATGGGCCGTATAACGCACCTGGCGTGTCCCCCCAGCCCCACAGCGCCTACTACAGTGGCATGGTTGGCCCTCAGCACCCATTTTATAACAGG CCTTATTTTCCCCACCATGTTTACACGCTGCCTCGGCACTACGCTGGCAGTTTCCATTCCGCTCACATCTCTGCACCTCCACGTGTACACATTAAAGCACCATTTTCCAGGGAGCCTGGTACTGCATTC TGTAAGGTAGCGTCTATGGAAAAGAAGCAG GGCACTGCGTCTGTGGTGTCTGCCACTCCATCTGTGCTGCTCAGCTCCatgaacactgatatggtgtGTGAGCGGCTTAAAGCCATAGAAGGTATCGACCGAGCCATGCTAGCCCAGTACACTGCCACCATCAAGCAG GCCAATGTCAATGGACGAGTGCTATCACAGTGTAACCTAGATGAGCTAAAGAAGGAGATGAGCATGAACTTTGGAGACTGGCAGCTCTTCAGAGGAACA GTGATGGATATGTGTCAGTTGGAGAGCCAAATCCTGCACGAGGAGGCTCCGAGTGAGCAGGGCAGCGTGGTGGGTCCCACAGAGCCTGTCAGGCACCGCGGGGCTCCAGGCCATGGTGGACCTGCCAACACTGACTCCTCACCCATGTACAACTTTAACCTGAGCTTTGAGGAGCTTTCCAACGTTGGACTGGAAGAGATTCAAAGGAACCCCAATCCTACATGGATG GGCACTACTCACCGCACCCCAAGTATGTCCAGCCTGAACTCTATGGAGTCGTCCAATGAAATCTGCAAGCTAACTGACAAGCAGCAGGCAGAGTACCACAACGCCTACCAAGAATACATTGCCTCAATGTCACAGCTGGAGACCGGCAGTGGAATGGAGAAGCCTGTGCAGCCCCATCCTAACCAGTTCATGCACTCCAGCTCTGACGACAAAAATAAAGATGGAGGAGACCAAGATGGACGCAAGTCCTACGCCAAACGAGCAGGTGGAAAACCATCGGTGGATACCCCTGATTTTGCTTCCAATGATGCCACTCTAGATCCCATCAGCGAGGAGGACGAGAAGGTCGATCACGGCTCCTCCAAGTCTCTGCTCGGACGCAAATCCTCTTCAGATAAGTTGGGCATCTTTCAGAATGGCGACCTTAAGCTGAAAGCCAATGGGGGCCTGCGCTACCAGAAACTGACCAGCGATGATGAAGAATCAGAGGAGTCCGATAACGCCCCATTGATCAAGGAGGCTAGAAAAGCAGAAGCCAAACGCACTGAGAATGAAGAATCATCTTTAGCCAAGGGAAAGGATTATCTCTCTGAGAGCATGCTGGATAAGAAGGACTCCTCTGATTCAGGTGTCCGCTCTAACGAAAGCTCACCCAATCACTCACTGCAGGATGAAGAGGCCGACCTGTCGCAGTCAGAAAGAACCAACCTGATCGAGCTGGACGAGGACAGCCTGGAGAGTAAAAGAGGTCTGCCCAACAGCCTGAGCGGCCTCCAGGATCCAGCTATTGCACGCATGTCCATCTGCTCCGAGGATCAATGCAGCCTGCTGGCTAGCAGCCCCGAAGAAAGCTGGCCTTCGTCGAGAAGCTACAACCTGAACCGCACGCCCAGCAACAACACCctcaacaacaacagcaatgcTCAGCAAGGAAACCGCCAGCGCCAGCCCAACGAGAGCTCCAAAACCACTGGGAGCGAGGTCATTGTGGCCCCCGGATCCAACACCACCTCCTCAACCTCCACCACTCAGAATGAAAATGTGCGCGTAGTGCACCTGAAGAGAGGCCTAAACCCGGGCGACCCACCCGAGATCCGCACCATCACTTCTGATGCAGTCATCTTTAGTGAGGAGCGAGAGAGCATCCTGTAG